CATTGTCCACTCCAGGTTGTATCAAGGTAGGTTAAAGATTTATGGCTGGATTTATCATATCGAGACAGGTGAAGTACTAGCATATGACCCTGTAAGCCATGCCTATGTATATCCTCAGAGTCAGCTGAGTGACTACGATTCCCAAACAGGGCCAACCCCAGGACAATTTGCCAATACCAGCGCTCCTCCAGTAGATTTAGAACTACCTCAGCATAATTTCATTGCCTGCCATTATGACAATGACTCCAATGGTTCATTTCAGGAGCCTAACGGGGTGACGAGAGGACTAGAACCTGTATAGAGGATGTGCATAGTTTGCGATAGTGGTCTATCGCATTGATTTTGATAGGCGATGAGATCCCCGACTTTTTGAAAAAGTCGGGGATCTGACTCACGTTTATCTGAAAAGAACTAGTGAAATAGAACACTTTGATAAGCTTAAACAATTCTAGTCTAAACTCCAGTTAAGTTGGATCAAAGTAAAATAAGACACCTATTACTCCAAAAAAGATCAGCATTTGCAGCCCATTCAACCAGTTACAGCGCCCATCTTGGGAAATCTGAGCCACAATCATTACACTGCCAACTAAAGCAGCAATTTGAGGCGGGCTAAATAGGAAATCAACTGGCTTACCCACTACATTGGAGCTGATTATCAGCGTCGGAATCACTAGCAACGCAATTTGAGAGGCAGCATTCATCCCAATCTCAAAGCTGAGATCCATTTTGTTTCTCACGGCGACAAGTACTGCACTCATCAACGCGCCTACGTTGCCAATAATTCCAATGATGATCGCGCCTACAAAAATTTCGGTCCATCCCAACCCAGCCGTAATTGAATCAACGCAGTCGGCAACAAAGTTAGACAGCATGGCAATCAAAACGCTGGAAACAGCCAGCACTCCCACACAAAAGTTGACGCTCCAAGGTAGTTTAGCTTCTAAAGCTGGAGTTTGCTCCAACGGACTCCTCTCAAATACACCGACTACCCTAGATTTAGCTAAGGCATAAACTAAGCTACCTCCATATGCCATGAGTAGGAATACGCATAACCAAACCGAAACGTCAGTGATGACATCATTAGCGCTGATTTTCTCGCTCGAAAAATCAACTGCATGGGCATAGATTGATGGCATAAGGATGGCAGTAGCCGCAATCATCAACCCTGCTGCGGCA
Above is a genomic segment from Fischerella sp. JS2 containing:
- the cax gene encoding calcium/proton exchanger — encoded protein: MLKKPKQAPQKVKSKALFATAAIYQPSIHWLAIFVPISFAVAFIPIIRNEVGLFFTSCLGLIVVAYWIGEATDQLAERVGTIWGGMLNAAFSNLPELIFGLIAVAKGLGPLAKAAWTGAIISNMLVVVGAAILVGGYRYGTVTFPLERAKDAAAGLMIAATAILMPSIYAHAVDFSSEKISANDVITDVSVWLCVFLLMAYGGSLVYALAKSRVVGVFERSPLEQTPALEAKLPWSVNFCVGVLAVSSVLIAMLSNFVADCVDSITAGLGWTEIFVGAIIIGIIGNVGALMSAVLVAVRNKMDLSFEIGMNAASQIALLVIPTLIISSNVVGKPVDFLFSPPQIAALVGSVMIVAQISQDGRCNWLNGLQMLIFFGVIGVLFYFDPT